A single region of the Nicotiana sylvestris chromosome 6, ASM39365v2, whole genome shotgun sequence genome encodes:
- the LOC104236958 gene encoding putative cytochrome c oxidase subunit 5b-like, translating into MWRRLNTQFRILSQLRSAPKSNRFSAAAATSLSPSPAAFQPAVPYSSRHFSTASENVVKKSVEDVMPIATGHEREELEAELQGKELLDINFPEGPFGTKEAPAVVKSYYDRRIVGCPGSEGEDEHDVVWFWLEKGKPHECPVCTQYFVLEVVGPGGPPDGHGDDDDHH; encoded by the exons ATGTGGAGAAGACTTAATACGCAGTTTCGGATTTTAAGCCAACTCCGATCTGCCCCTAAATCCAATCGGTTTTCCGCCGCCGCCGCCACCTCCTTATCGCCGTCTCCGGCGGCTTTCCAACCCGCGGTTCCTTACTCCTCTCGCCACTTCAGTACTGCTTCAG AAAATGTTGTGAAGAAGAGTGTGGAGGATGTAATGCCAATTGCGACCGGTCACGAGCGCGAAGAGCTTGAAGCTGAACTTCAA GGAAAGGAACTTCTTGACATCAACTTTCCTGAAGGTCCTTTTGGCACAAAG GAAGCACCAGCTGTTGTTAAATCCTACTATGACAGAAGAATTGTAGGATGTCCAGGAAGTGAAGGCG AAGATGAGCATGATGTTGTTTGGTTCTGGCTCGAGAAGGGCAAGCCACATGAATGCCCAGTATGCACACAATATTTTGTG TTGGAGGTGGTTGGCCCTGGAGGACCTCCAGATGGACATGGTGATGACGATGATCATCACTGA